In a single window of the Magnolia sinica isolate HGM2019 chromosome 7, MsV1, whole genome shotgun sequence genome:
- the LOC131251028 gene encoding transcription factor TGA2.2 isoform X7, with protein MLLTTLEEVCIQSLPLYPVFNSKSSGQAVASDSLQFVHFNKQAVASADITPRVGSQRLPQEKGQQPNTVSSNHFDKWGESTMADTSPRTDDTSTDVDTDEKNQRFEAGQSNFIAASDSNDRSKTGDQKTLRRLAQNREAARKSRLRKKAYVQQLESSRLKLNQLEQELQRARQQGIFISSSGDQSHSMSGNGALAFDIEYSRWLEEHNRQVNELRVAVNSHAGDGELQSIVDSVIAHYDDIFRLKGVAAKADVFHILSGMWKTPAERCFMWLGGFRSSELLKLLVSHLEPLTEQQLMGICNLQQSSQQAEDALSQGMEALQQSLAETLAGSLGPSGSSGNVANYMGQMAMAMGKLGTLEGFLRQADNLRQQTLQQMHRILTTRQSARALLAINDYFSRLRALSSLWLARPRE; from the exons ATGCTGTTGACCACCCTGGAAGAAGTATGTATTCAAAGCCTTCCTCTTT ATCCTGTGTTCAACTCAAAGTCGAGTGGCCAGGCTGTTGCTTCTGATTCTCTCCAATTCGTCCATTTTAATAAG caGGCGGTTGCTTCCGCTGATATAACTCCAAGAGTCGGATCACAGAGGTTACCTCAAGAGAAGGGACAACAACCTAACACTGTTTCTAGCAATCATTTTGATAAGTGGGGAGAGTCTACAATGGCAGATACCAGCCCTAGGACTGACGATACTTCAACAGATGTGGATACAGACGAGAAGAATCAAAGG TTTGAAGCAGGTCAGTCTAACTTTATAGCAGCATCTGATTCCAATGATAGATCAAAGACAGGAGATCAGAAG ACACTTCGTAGGCTTGCTCAAAATCGTGAAGCTGCAAGAAAAAGCCGATTGAGGAAGAAA GCATATGTCCAACAACTGGAAAGTAGCCGCCTGAAGCTAAACCAACTCGAGCAGGAGCTCCAACGAGCCCGCCAGCAG ggCATCTTCATTTCAAGCTCAGGAGATCAATCCCATTCGATGAGTGGAAATG GTGCCTTGGCATTTGACATAGAATACTCACGGTGGCTGGAAGAGCATAACCGTCAGGTCAATGAGCTGAGGGTGGCTGTGAACTCCCATGCAGGTGATGGTGAGCTCCAGTCTATTGTTGACAGTGTTATAGCTCACTATGAcgacatttttaggctcaagggTGTTGCTGCTAAAGCCGATGTCTTCCACATACTTTCGGGCATGTGGAAGACTCCCGCAGAGAGGTGCTTCATGTGGCTGGGCGGATTCCGTTCGTCTGAACTCCTCAAG CTTCTCGTGAGTCATCTGGAGCCTCTTACCGAGCAGCAGTTGATGGGCATCTGCAATCTGCAACAGTCCTCTCAACAGGCGGAGGATGCTCTATCTCAAGGTATGGAGGCATTACAACAGTCTCTGGCAGAAACACTGGCTGGATCTCTTGGACCCTCTGGATCATCTGGGAATGTGGCGAATTACATGGGTCAGATGGCAATGGCCATGGGAAAGCTTGGTACCCTTGAGGGGTTCCTCCGCCAG GCCGACAATCTGCGGCAACAAACCCTGCAACAGATGCACCGGATATTAACGACCCGTCAATCGGCACGGGCCCTTCTTGCCATAAACGACTATTTCTCCCGGCTCCGGGCTCTCAGCTCTCTGTGGCTGGCCCGACCACGGGAGTGA
- the LOC131251028 gene encoding transcription factor TGA2.2 isoform X8, with translation MLLTTLEEVCIQSLPLYPVFNSKSSGQAVASDSLQFVHFNKAVASADITPRVGSQRLPQEKGQQPNTVSSNHFDKWGESTMADTSPRTDDTSTDVDTDEKNQRFEAGQSNFIAASDSNDRSKTGDQKTLRRLAQNREAARKSRLRKKAYVQQLESSRLKLNQLEQELQRARQQGIFISSSGDQSHSMSGNGALAFDIEYSRWLEEHNRQVNELRVAVNSHAGDGELQSIVDSVIAHYDDIFRLKGVAAKADVFHILSGMWKTPAERCFMWLGGFRSSELLKLLVSHLEPLTEQQLMGICNLQQSSQQAEDALSQGMEALQQSLAETLAGSLGPSGSSGNVANYMGQMAMAMGKLGTLEGFLRQADNLRQQTLQQMHRILTTRQSARALLAINDYFSRLRALSSLWLARPRE, from the exons ATGCTGTTGACCACCCTGGAAGAAGTATGTATTCAAAGCCTTCCTCTTT ATCCTGTGTTCAACTCAAAGTCGAGTGGCCAGGCTGTTGCTTCTGATTCTCTCCAATTCGTCCATTTTAATAAG GCGGTTGCTTCCGCTGATATAACTCCAAGAGTCGGATCACAGAGGTTACCTCAAGAGAAGGGACAACAACCTAACACTGTTTCTAGCAATCATTTTGATAAGTGGGGAGAGTCTACAATGGCAGATACCAGCCCTAGGACTGACGATACTTCAACAGATGTGGATACAGACGAGAAGAATCAAAGG TTTGAAGCAGGTCAGTCTAACTTTATAGCAGCATCTGATTCCAATGATAGATCAAAGACAGGAGATCAGAAG ACACTTCGTAGGCTTGCTCAAAATCGTGAAGCTGCAAGAAAAAGCCGATTGAGGAAGAAA GCATATGTCCAACAACTGGAAAGTAGCCGCCTGAAGCTAAACCAACTCGAGCAGGAGCTCCAACGAGCCCGCCAGCAG ggCATCTTCATTTCAAGCTCAGGAGATCAATCCCATTCGATGAGTGGAAATG GTGCCTTGGCATTTGACATAGAATACTCACGGTGGCTGGAAGAGCATAACCGTCAGGTCAATGAGCTGAGGGTGGCTGTGAACTCCCATGCAGGTGATGGTGAGCTCCAGTCTATTGTTGACAGTGTTATAGCTCACTATGAcgacatttttaggctcaagggTGTTGCTGCTAAAGCCGATGTCTTCCACATACTTTCGGGCATGTGGAAGACTCCCGCAGAGAGGTGCTTCATGTGGCTGGGCGGATTCCGTTCGTCTGAACTCCTCAAG CTTCTCGTGAGTCATCTGGAGCCTCTTACCGAGCAGCAGTTGATGGGCATCTGCAATCTGCAACAGTCCTCTCAACAGGCGGAGGATGCTCTATCTCAAGGTATGGAGGCATTACAACAGTCTCTGGCAGAAACACTGGCTGGATCTCTTGGACCCTCTGGATCATCTGGGAATGTGGCGAATTACATGGGTCAGATGGCAATGGCCATGGGAAAGCTTGGTACCCTTGAGGGGTTCCTCCGCCAG GCCGACAATCTGCGGCAACAAACCCTGCAACAGATGCACCGGATATTAACGACCCGTCAATCGGCACGGGCCCTTCTTGCCATAAACGACTATTTCTCCCGGCTCCGGGCTCTCAGCTCTCTGTGGCTGGCCCGACCACGGGAGTGA